One window of the Xiphophorus hellerii strain 12219 chromosome 15, Xiphophorus_hellerii-4.1, whole genome shotgun sequence genome contains the following:
- the LOC116733857 gene encoding small nuclear ribonucleoprotein E, producing the protein MAYRGQGQKVQKVMVQPINLIFRYLQNRSRIQVWLYEQVNMRIEGCIIGFDEYMNLVLDDAEEIHMKTKNRKPLGRVMLKGDNITLLQSVSN; encoded by the exons ATGGCGTACAGAGGACAAGGACAGAAGGTCCAGAAGGTTATGGTGCAGCCCATT AACCTCATTTTCAGATACCTGCAGAAT CGTTCCAGAATCCAGGTGTGGCTGTATGAGCAGGTCAACATGCGGATAGAGGGATGCATTATT GGCTTTGATGAGTACATGAACCTGGTTCTGGATGATGCTGAGGAAATCCACATGAAGACCAAGAACAGAAAGCCACTGG GGAGGGTCATGTTGAAAGGAGACAACATTACGCTGCTGCAGAGCGTGTCCAACTAG